The proteins below are encoded in one region of Lepisosteus oculatus isolate fLepOcu1 chromosome 10, fLepOcu1.hap2, whole genome shotgun sequence:
- the sri gene encoding sorcin isoform X1 has translation MSYAGYPGAPGGYGGGYGGAPGAPGYGGFPGQAQDPLFGYFSAVAGQDGQIDAEELQRCLTQANFSGGYKPFNLETCRLMISMLDRDMSCTMGFNEFKELWSILHAWKQHFMSMDRDRSGTIDHTEMQQAVASMGYRLSPQAMTAIVKRCSTQGKITFDDYVACCVKIRALTDVFRRRDQSQQGVASFSYDDFIQSTMTI, from the exons TATGGTGGTGCCCCTGGTGCCCCTGGCTATGGAGGATTCCCTGGTCAGGCACAGGACCCTCTTTTTGGTTATTTCTCTGCTGTGGCAGGCCAG GATGGTCAAATCGATGCAGAAGAGCTCCAAAGATGCCTCACTCAGGCAAACTTTTCTGGTGGCTACAAAC CATTCAACCTGGAGACTTGTAGGCTAATGATCAGCATGTTGGAT AGAGACATGTCATGTACGATGGGCTTCAATGAATTCAAGGAGCTGTGGAGCATACTGCATGCCTGGAAACAGCACTTCATGAGCATGGACAGAGATCGGAGTGGGACTATAGACCACACAGAAATGCAACAAGCAGTTGCTTCCATGG GTTATAGACTAAGTCCTCAGGCTATGACTGCAATTGTAAAACGTTGCAGTACCCAGGGGAAGATTACTTTTGATGATTATGTGGCTTGCTGCGTAAAAATTAGAGCTCTGACTG ATGTGTTTAGAAGAAGGGATCAAAGTCAGCAGGGTGTGGCCAGTTTTTCATATGATGAC ttcatCCAGTCTACCATGACCATCtga
- the dus3l gene encoding tRNA-dihydrouridine(47) synthase [NAD(P)(+)]-like translates to MEEQKTNETSEEKASVIRNSDKGIAAIKALYSTTKEKFHECIDSGWKGEKRAFDAKDPEGASEEARGDQAEEPQTKKVKLEEGGKDQGKKKARGQFKSRPHVKPQSYDDKKLCPSIVQECASKCFYGDKCKFFHNISEYMALKPADIGERCYIFDTFGKCRYGLTCRFAKAHIGENFKNLVNQELLDKMEGRSAVRNNLNKDLQHRLRKKQVSFKASEAYLREMNRKNQQRSTAQMDVGSKPVASGNATKTEELSEAVGRSTAADVPKEEGNVETLTAVKEVETNTEAEGISSSVETVGLNVSVDSKEQEHHGEKTPVKTLGVVTDADIVRLRPCEKKQVDFRDKLYLAPLTTCGNLPFRRICKRFGADITCGEMAVCTNLLQGQTSEWALLKRHESEDLFGVQLEGSFPDTMTKCAELLNKNIEVDFVDINSGCPIDLVYNKGGGCGLMTRTKKFEQIVRGMNSVLDVPLTVKIRTGVQEKNSIAHKLIPDLKSWGVSLITLHGRSREQRYTKVADWNYISTCSKLASPVPLFGNGDILSYEDAMKARETGVSGIMIARGALIKPWIFTEIKEQRHWDISSSERFEILKDFTNFGLEQWGSDTQGVEKTRTFLLEWLSFLCRYIPVGLLERVPQKINERPPYYVGRDYLETVMASQHVGDWIKISEMLLGPVPTNFTFLPKHKANAYK, encoded by the exons ATGGAGGAGCAAAAGACCAATGAGACTTCAGAGGAGAAAGCTTCGGTAATAAGGAATAGCGACAAAGGCATCGCGGCCATTAAGGCTCT GTACAGCACAACCAAAGAGAAGTTCCATGAGTGTATAGACTCCGGGTGGAAAGGTGAAAAAAGGGCCTTTGATGCAAAGGACCCAGAAGGGGCGAGTGAAGAGGCGAGAGGAGATCAGGCTGAGGAACCGCAGACCAAGAAGGTGAAGCTGGAAGAAGGAGGGAAGGATCAAGGAAAGAAGAAAGCAAGGGGGCAGTTTAAGAGCAGGCCTCATGTGAAGCCCCAAAGCTACGACGATAAGAAGCTGTGCCCCTCAATCGTTCAG gaatgCGCCAGTAAGTGCTTCTATGGAGACAAATGCAAATTTTTCCACAATATTTCTGAGTACATGGCACTGAAGCCCGCAGATATCGGAGAACGCTGCTACATTTTTGACACCTTTGGGAAGTGTCGCTATGGCCTGACCTGCAGGTTTGCCAAGGCTCATATTGGAGAGAACTTCAAGAACCTGGTGAACCAAGAGCTGCTGGATAAGATGGAGGGACGCTCCGCGGTCAGAAACAACCTCAATAAAGACTTGCAACACCGCTTGCGGAAAAAGCAGGTTTCCTTCAAGGCATCCGAAGCTTATCTCAGGGAAATGAACAGGAAGAATCAGCAGAGGAGCACTGCCCAGATGGATGTGGGAAGCAAGCCAGTGGCTAGCGGCAATGCCACCAAGACAGAAGAGCTTTCTGAAGCAGTGGGCAGAAGCACTGCAGCAGATGTCCCAAAAGAAGAAGGAAATGTAGAAACACTAACAGCGGTAAAAGAGGTAGAAACCAACACAGAAGCAGAGGGAATCTCCTCTTCTGTGGAAACAGTTGGTTTGAATGTTTCCGTAGACTCCAAAGAACAAGAACACCACGGAGAAAAGACTCCTGTTAAAACTCTTGGTGTGGTAACTGATGCTGACATTGTAAGACTTCGACCCTgtgaaaagaaacaa GTGGACTTCAGAGACAAGCTGTACCTCGCCCCTTTAACAACG TGTGGGAATCTTCCTTTCCGTCGAATATGCAAACGTTTCGGTGCCGACATCACCTGTGGAGAAATGGCTGTGTGCACTAACCTGCTGCAGGGCCAGACGTccgagtgggctcttctgaagagaCACGAGAGTGAAGATCTGTTTGGGGTGCAG TTGGAGGGAAGCTTTCCTGACACCATGACCAAGTGTGCAGAGCTGCTCAATAAAAACATCGAGGTGGATTTTGTGGATATCAACTCGGGCTGTCCTATTGACCTTGTGTACAATAAG GGAGGTGGCTGTGGACTGATGACTCGCACAAAGAAATTTGAGCAAATTGTAAGAGGAATGAACTCG GTTCTAGATGTCCCTTTGACAGTTAAAATACGGACGGGtgttcaagaaaaaaacagcattgctCACAAACTCATACCGGACCTGAAGAGCTGGGGGGTATCTCTGATTACA CTTCACGGCAGATCCCGTGAACAGCGCTACACAAAAGTAGCGGACTGGAATTACATCAGCACTTGCTCTAAACTGGCAAGCCCTGTCCCTCTTTTCG GAAATGGAGACATACTGTCTTATGAAGATGCAATGAAAGCCAGGGAAACAGGAGTGTCTGGAATAATGATTGCAAG AGGTGCTCTTATTAAGCCTTGGATTTTCACTGAAATAAAAGAGCAGCGACACTGGGATATTTCGTCAAGTGAACGGTTTGAAATCCTGAAAGATTTTACAAATTTTGGCCTGGAGCAGTGGGGCTCTGACACCCAGGGTGTGGAGAAGACCAGGACCTTCCTTCTCGAGTGGCTGTCCTTCCTGTGCAG ATATATCCCTGTTGGACTCTTGGAGCGTGTCCCACAAAAGATCAATGAGAGACCCCCCTACTACGTAGGTAGGGATTACTTGGAAACCGTGATGGCCAGCCAACATGTGGGCGACTGGATCAAAATAAG TGAAATGTTGCTTGGACCAGTGCCCACCAATTTTACCTTTCTGCCAAAACATAAAGCAAATGCCTACAAGTGA
- the sri gene encoding sorcin isoform X2: MSYAGYPGAPGGYGGGDGQIDAEELQRCLTQANFSGGYKPFNLETCRLMISMLDRDMSCTMGFNEFKELWSILHAWKQHFMSMDRDRSGTIDHTEMQQAVASMGYRLSPQAMTAIVKRCSTQGKITFDDYVACCVKIRALTDVFRRRDQSQQGVASFSYDDFIQSTMTI; encoded by the exons GATGGTCAAATCGATGCAGAAGAGCTCCAAAGATGCCTCACTCAGGCAAACTTTTCTGGTGGCTACAAAC CATTCAACCTGGAGACTTGTAGGCTAATGATCAGCATGTTGGAT AGAGACATGTCATGTACGATGGGCTTCAATGAATTCAAGGAGCTGTGGAGCATACTGCATGCCTGGAAACAGCACTTCATGAGCATGGACAGAGATCGGAGTGGGACTATAGACCACACAGAAATGCAACAAGCAGTTGCTTCCATGG GTTATAGACTAAGTCCTCAGGCTATGACTGCAATTGTAAAACGTTGCAGTACCCAGGGGAAGATTACTTTTGATGATTATGTGGCTTGCTGCGTAAAAATTAGAGCTCTGACTG ATGTGTTTAGAAGAAGGGATCAAAGTCAGCAGGGTGTGGCCAGTTTTTCATATGATGAC ttcatCCAGTCTACCATGACCATCtga